One window of the Mycobacterium sp. SVM_VP21 genome contains the following:
- a CDS encoding 13E12 repeat family protein produces MPASTSGRRLAEAAELGDRRTLTGEALEPVLPTVATAQRAGKISTAHIAVIRSFFTYLPAEVDAGTLTQAEQHLTALGTEIP; encoded by the coding sequence GTGCCGGCGTCGACCTCCGGGCGGCGTCTGGCGGAGGCCGCCGAACTGGGTGACCGCCGCACCCTCACCGGCGAAGCGTTGGAACCGGTACTGCCGACGGTGGCTACCGCCCAACGTGCGGGGAAGATAAGCACCGCCCACATCGCGGTGATCCGCTCCTTCTTCACCTACCTACCCGCCGAGGTCGACGCCGGCACCCTGACCCAGGCCGAACAACACCTCACCGCATTGGGCACCGAGATTCCGTGA